The Mesorhizobium sp. AR02 genomic interval GCGGATGAACACCGACTGGACCAGATCGTCGGTAAGCAACGCTTCATATTGGCCAAGCCCTGGCGTCGGCAGAGTAAAACTCCACTTCACCACGCCGAGGAACGGCCAAGCATAGGCCAGGACGAGGAACAGGAGCAGCGGCGCCATCAACAGCGCCGCGCCCATCCTGTCGGAGAGAACGCCTCTCATCTCAGATCAGCATCCAGCTCTCAAGCGGAGATGATCTTGGTGTATTCGTCGAGCGCCGCGCCGTAGTTCTTGGCGTACCAATCCATATCGAGCGCGATCTGCTTCTTCATGTTCTCCGGATCGACGGGGTTGATGCGCTTCTTGTCGGCGGGGATCAGCGCGTCGGCGGCCGGATTGGCCGGGCCCTGGCCGAGCTTGTCGAACATGACGAGCTGCTTTTGCGGGTCCTGCGCGCTGGCGATGAACTTCATCGCCGCATCCTTGCCGCCCGGGTTGTTCTTGAGCACTGCCAGCGCGCCGGGCGAGATCAGGCCCTGGTCCCAGATGAACTTGATCTTGCCGCCGGAATCCTGCTCGATCAGCGAGGCGCGCGTCGACCAGACGATGGCCATCGAGGCTTCGCCATTGAGCAGCACGCTCTGGCTCTCGGCGCCGCCACCCCAGTAGGCGACGACGTTTTCCTTGAAGGCAGCGATCTTGTCGTGTGCCCGCTTGAGGTCGAGCGGATAGAGCGAAGCCGGCGCGATGCCGTCGGCCAAAAGAGCCGCTTCCCAGCTCGATACGCCCCATTTGTAGAGCGACCGCTTGCCGGGGAACTTCTTCACGTCGAAGAAGTCGGCCATGCCGGTCGGTGCGTCCTTGCCGTATTTCTCGGAATCATAGGCGATGACATAGGAGAAGAAATAGGTCGAAGCGGCATACTCCCAGCCGAAGCCGGGGCGCATCTTCGTCTTGTCGACGATCTTATAGTCGATCGGCTCCAGTGCGCCCTGAGCGCCGAGCGTAATCGCCGAGAACGGATCGACGTCGACCAGATCCCAGGTCGGCGCGCCGCTCTTGAACTGTGCCGAGATGGCGCCTTCGGTCGGGCCTGAGCCGTCCATCTTGACGGTGATGCCGGTGTCCTTGGTGAAGGCCTGGCCATAGGCGGCATCATAGGCGGTGATGGCGTCGCCGCCCCAGTTGACCAGCACCAGTTCCTTGGCTGCGGCAAAGGCTCCGGTCGAGCGCAGCAGCATCGGCGTGCCGGCAAGCACGAGGGCCGCAAGCTGCGTGAACTGGCGGCGCGAAATCTCGCCGCGTCTCGTCCTTTCGGACAGCGTTTCGATGGCCTGTTTCTTGGTGTTGTTCATGTCAGTTCCCCTTTGTTTTAGTTGATTTCAATCCGGAAGCCGGTGCGGCAGGTCAGGCCGCGCCGGCGCTCATTGTCCTCCGTCCGGAAGGAGGAAACCCTTTTCCGCCGGCCAGGTCAGCCAGACGGAATTGCCTTTGCTGAGGGCCGCGGCCGCAACCTCGTTCGGCACCGAGACGGTCACCTTGGCGCCTTGGCGCGTGGTCAGATCGAGCTTGGTCGCCGCACCGAGATAGGTCGAGGCAATGGCTGTCGCGGCAATGCCGTTCTCGCCGACGGCTGCTTCGCGCGCGATCGACATGTGTTCGGGCCGGATCGCCAGGATGGCGTCACCACGGACTTTCTCGGCCTTGCAGTGCATGTTGACCGCTCGGTCCTCGCAAAGGCCGGTAGAGCCATTGTCGGCGGGCTTGACCCCCTTCAGCGGCAGCATGTTGATCTCACCGAGGAACTCGGCGACGAAACGGTTGTCCGGCCGGTCGTAGACTTCATCCGGAGCACCGACCTGCAGCAATTTGCCGTGATTGAAGATGGCGACGCGCGAGGACAGCGCCAGCGCCTCACTCTGGTCGTGGGTGACGAAGACGAAGGTGGTGCCGGTCTCCTGGTGCAGGCGCTTCATCTCGGCCTGCATCTGGCCGCGCAGGCTCTTGTCCAGCGCCGAGAACGGCTCGTCGAGCAAAAGCACGCCCGGCTCGAACACCAACGCCCGGGCAAGCGCCACGCGCTGCTGCTGGCCGCCGGAGAGCTGCGAGGGCAATTTCTTCTCGTGGCCGATCAGACCGACGCGCTCGATCATCTCGCCGACACGCTTCTTGATGTCGGCGGCCGATTTCTTGCGCACCTTGAGCGGGAAAGCGATGTTGGCCTCGACGCTCATATGCGGGAACAGCGCATAGCCCTGGAACACCATGCCGGCGGCGCGCTGCTCGGCCGGGCGATCGGTGATGTCGGTGCCGTCGCTGAAAAGCTTGCCTTCGGTCGGCTGCACGAAGCCGGCCAGGATCATCAGGAAGGTGGTCTTGCCCGAACCGGAGGGTCCGAGCAGCGTCAGGAACTCGCCGCGGCCAATGTTGAGCGACAGATTGTCCAGTGCACGGAACGAGCCGAAGCTCTTGCCGATCCCGATTGCCTTGATCTCTGCGGCTCGGCCGGGTTGCTGCATCCTGCCCCTTCCTCAGTCTCTGGTGAAATCGTAGGCAGGCTCACGGCTCACCGCAACCGAATAGTTTTCGCCTGATCGGCAAATTTGATTCACGGGTGGATGGAAGGGCGGCGCCGCCGGAGCTGCCGATCTCCCCCCTCGTGGGGGAGATCGGCTAATCTCAATACGCCTAGAGCCTGTTCTCCGACAGCTTTGCCCTTAGCCAGTCGCTGAAGGCATTGAGCACGGGATGGCTGGCCTTGGCGTGCTCAAAAACCAGGAAATAGGAGCGTGGCGAGGGCACCGAGGCTTCAAACGGCTTGACCAGCCGGCCCTCGCTCAGCGCCCGGCGGCCGGTCAGCTCGTCGCCCATGGCAATCCCCTGCCCGGCGACCGCCGCCGAAAAGACGAGGTTCATGTCGGAAAAGAAGATACCGCCTTCGGTATCGGGATTCTCCACCTTGGACAGCGCCAGCCAGCGCGCCCAGTCCTCGGTATCGCCGAGATGCAGCAGGTTGGCGCGCAGCACGTCGGCGGGTTTGGAAAATCCGCCCACCTTGTTGAGCAGCGTCGGGCTGCAGAGCGGCGTGAAGGAGACTTCGCAGAGCAGCTCCACGGCACGGTTCGGCCAGTTGCCAACGCCAAAGGCGATGAAGGCGTCGGCCTCCGGATTGCTGACATCGTCGAGGCGGCGAGGCGTCAGGATCGAGAGCGCCACGTCCCGATACATTTGCTGGAACTCGCCGATATGACTGCACAGGAACATCGAAGCGAAGCCCGGAGGGCAGGAAATGGCGAAGGAACCACCGACGCCGGCGCCGCTGTTTTGCGCCCCGGCGTCGCCGAGCACGGTCAGCGCCTTCCTGACATCGGCTGCGTAGCGCTGGCCGCGCGGCGTCAGCGCCACCCCCTTGCCGATGCGCTGCAGGAGATCGAAGCCGAGATCGCGTTCCAACAGCCGCAACTGGTGGCTTACCGCGCTGCGGGTGAGGTGCAGTTCGTCGGCGGCACGCCAGACGCTGCCGTGGCGGGCGAAACTGTCGAGGGCGCGCAGCGCCTGTGTGGATGGAATTCTCAAGAGGTGAACCGAATTTGCATGAACCGGGAAAACATATCACTTTTTGACGAGCCGCTTCACTGCTTTCTTTGACGCATGGACAAACCGGTGACGACATCGGCGCAAGAGACGGCGCTTGCCTGCCTCGACGGCATCCAGCCGCTGCTGTCGGCGTGGACACGTACCATCTTCGATTTCGGCGAGACCGCCTGGCGCGAATACCAATCCGCTGCCTGGTATGTGGCACGGCTGAAGCTTGAGGGCTTTTCCGTCGAGGAAGGCTCGGGCGGCATGCCGACGGCGTTCTGCGCCCACTGGACGAATGGCGCCGGGCCGACCATCGGCATGTATGCTGAGTATGATGCCGTGCCCGGCAACTGCCAGGACGCGGTGACGGTGAAGCAGCCGCGGCCCGGTCTTGGCGTCGAGGCCGGCGGCCACACCGACCCGCATTCGGGGCTCGGCATGGCAAGCCTTGGCGGCCTGCTCGCCACCAAGGCCGCGATGCAGCGCCACGGCATTCCTGGCACGCTGCGCTTTACCGGCGAGCCGGCCGAAAAAGTGCGGGGGTCGAAGCCGATCCATGCCGCCAGGGGCTATTATGACGGCCTTGCCGGCATGATCTCCTTCCATCCCTTTTACATGCTGCCGCTCTGCAACACGGCGCGCTGGGACACGCATTGCGGTGCCGCCTACGCCATGATCTACCGCTTTGTGTGCGACGAACCCGAAAATTGGGTTCGCGCAGGTGACGGCGCACCGATCCCGCAGGCGCATTCGGCGGTCCGCGCCCCCGGTGCCAACGATGCGCTGATGACGATGTACATGGCTTCCAAGGCGCTGCGCGACTCCATGCTGCCGCACCAGGGCGGCTGGTCGATCAGCGAGGCGATCCTGACCGCCGGCCAGGCAACCGCCGACAATCTGCCGGCGGGGCTGGCCGAAATCCAGTACATGATCCGCGTGCCGACCATCGGCATGGCAGAGCAGGTCACCGCCGTGCTCGACCGCAATGCGGCGGCGGCCGCCACGATGAGCGGCTGCCGATACGAACGCCACTGGGTGTCGAAGTCGCGGCCGGGGCTGGCCAATCACGCCATGGCCGAGATCGCCTATGAGGCGCTGTCGACGGTCGGCCCGCCTCATTGGGACGAGGCCGCCAGGGCGGTCGCGCGCGAAATCCAGGTCAATGCCGGGGCTGCCGCGACCGAGAACCCCTTCATCGATGAGCTGGAGCGGCTGATTTCGCCACAGGAGGCCGAGGCGATCCTTCGTCGCGACCTGCCGCCTTCGCAGGTGAATTCGACCTCCGACGACTACACCGACATGAGCTGGCATGCGCCGACCGCGCGCTTCTATATCGCGCGCCCGGCGTTGCGTTCGGCGAATGGCCACGCCTATCCCTCCTGGGGGATGAATGCTCTAGGCGGCATTTCCGCCACCATCGACCCGATGGTCACCTGCGCAGCCAAGACGATCGCGCTGGCGGCGCTGCGCCTGCTCGAGGACAGAAAAGCCCGCGATGCAGCGATGGACGAGTTCGTCACCCGCACCGGCGGCGGCGTCGGCGGCTCCAACTGGATCGCGCCGCTCTGCGACTACGATCCGCCGATCAATTTCCGCTGGCCGGAATATGTCACCACTGCGCGCGGGCGCGACTGGTGGATCCCAAGCAATGCATGACCCGACCAACTCTTGAGAACAAGCCCACGAGGAGAACCGCATGACCGTTCATGATCGCATCGTCGCCGAGCCGTTTTCGCTGCAGCGCCGCAATCCGGCCGGCGGTACCAAGCCGCTGACATCATGGGGCTTCGCCAACGAAACCGACGTGTTGACCGACGTGCTGCTCGGATCGCCGAATTTCCTGCGCCATCTGTCGACCAGCTCGCTGTCGCGGAAACATCTGCGTGAGGCGCCGTGCAACGTCCAGATCGCGCAGGCTCAGCACAAGGACCTGGTCGCCGCCTATGAGCATTTCGGCGTCAACATCCACTGGCACGAGCCGACGCCGGAACTGCCGATGCAGGTCTATTCCCGCGATTCCAGCGTCATGACGCCTTATGGCGCCTTCATCACCGCCATGGCCAACTGGTGGCGGCGCGGCGAGAATTATGCCGCCATCCGCACCTACGAAAAGCTCGGCATCCCGATCTACGACATGGTCACCGCCGGCACGTTCGAGGGTGGCGACTTCAACGTCATCGAGGAGGGCGTGGTGCTGATCGGCTGCGGCGGCGCCCGCACGCAGGAAGAAGGCGCCCGCCAGGTCCAGTCCTGGTTCGAGAAAGAGGGCTGGGAGACGCGCATCGCCTTCATCGACGAATATTACGTCCATATCGACCTGATGGTGGTGCCGATCGCCGAAAAACTGACCGCCGTCTGCCTCGCCTGCACCGAGCCCGGCATCGTCGACTGGCTGAAGGGCAAGGGCCACGAGATCATCGACGTGCCGTTCCAGGACACGATGGCGCTCGGCTGCAACTTCATGTCTCTGGGCAAGGACCGGGTGATCGCGCCGACCTCCAGCAAGACGCTGATCGAAAAGCTCAAGGCGCGCGGCTTCGAGGTCGCGGCCGTCGACATGAGCGAGATCTCCAAGACCGGCGGCGGCATCCATTGCATGGCGCAGGCGCTGAAGCGCGAAGCGGCCTGACAGCCCGGTAACGGCAAACCACCCTCGCCCGCCGGATCAAGAATCTGGTGGGCGGGCGACCGTGTCACCGGTTGCCTGCTTTTTCATCAACAAACCTTGCAGCTGTGTCCTCGCCGCCCTTGTGAGCGTCCACAAAATGGATGAATAGTCGGACAGGGCGCTGCCCTGAAATTGCCCGCTTGCGGTTTTCAGGTCGCGCCACAGCCGAGCCGGGTTTTGAATGATCAGCCCTGAACCGCGCAAGAGAAGAGGTCCGATCGCGTCGCGCCTTCTGGCGCTGGACGCGTGGATCGATTCCTCGCTCTACGAGATCGGTTTCAAGGCACGGCAGTTCTGGGAAGCCGCGACGATCTTCTCGCGGCGCTTTCGTCTCAAGGGCTGGCGCCGCGGCATCGTCGAACTGTTGAGCGAGGGCTTTACGCTCGGCGCCGGCGGCATTGTGGTGATGCTAGCACTGGCCATTCCCGCTTTCCAGGATACGGCCGGCGACTGGCGCGCCCAGGGCGATTTCGCCGTCACCTTCCTCGACCGCTACGGCAACGAGATCGGCCAGCGCGGCATCATCCAGCGCGACTCGGTGCCGGTCGACGAGATGCCCGATCACGTCATCAAGGCGGTGCTGGCCACCGAGGATCGGCGTTTCTTCGATCACTACGGCATCGACGTGCTGGGCCTTTCGCGCGCCATCTTCGAGAATGTGCGGGCCAACTCTGTCGTCCAGGGCGGCTCGAGCATCACCCAGCAATTGGCCAAGAACCTGTTCCTGACCAATGAGCGCACCTTCGAGCGCAAGATCAAGGAAGCCTTCCTGTCGCTGTGGCTCGAGGCCAATCTATCGAAGAAGGAAATCCTGCAGCTCTATCTCGACCGCGCCTATATGGGCGGCGGCACGTTCGGCATCGAGGCGGCGGCGGACTTCTATTTCGGCAAGAGCGTCAAGGACCTGAACCTTGCCGAAGCTGCCATGCTGGCCGGCCTGTTCAAGGCGCCGACCAAATACGCACCCCATATCAACCTGCCGGCAGCGCGCGCCCGCGCCAATGTGGTGCTGTCCAACCTTGTCGATTCCGGCTTCATGACCGAGGGCCAGGTGCTGCAGGCAAGGCTGCACCCGGCCGACGTCGTCGACCGTGGCGAACAGAAGAGCCCCGACTACTTCCTCGACTGGGCCTTCGACGAGGTCAAGAAGATCGCCAAGCCGGGCCAGCATTCTCTGGTTGCCCACACCACCTTCGACGCCAACATCCAGAAGGCGGCGGAGGAGTCCGTCGAGTTCCACCTGCGCCAGTTCGGCAAGGAGTACAACGTCACCGAAGGTGCCGTGGTCGTCATCGAGACCAACGGTGCGGTGCGGGCGATCGTCGGCGGCCGCGACTACGGCGCCAGCCAGTTCAACCGCGCCACCAAGGCGCTGCGCCAGACCGGCTCGTCCTTCAAACCCTATGTCTACGCCACGGCGATGGAACACGGTTTCACGCCGAACTCTGTCATTTCCGGTGGACCGATCAGCTGGGGCAACTGGTCGCCGCACAATTACGGCGGCGAGTCGGCGGGCAACATCACGCTATTGATGGCGATGGCCAAGTCGATCAACACCGTGCCGGTGCGGCTGGCCAAGGACCATCTCGGCATCGCGCCGATCAAGGCGATGGCGGAATCATTCGGGGTGGAATCGCCGCTGGAGGGACACAAGACCATGGTGCTCGGCACTTCGGGCATGACCGTGATGGACCAGGCGACGGGCTACAGCGTGTTCGCCCAGAACGGCTTCGTCGGTTCCCGGCACGGCATCACCCAGCTCGTCACCCGCACCGGCGACGTGGTGTACGACTGGACCAAGGATGC includes:
- a CDS encoding amidohydrolase: MDKPVTTSAQETALACLDGIQPLLSAWTRTIFDFGETAWREYQSAAWYVARLKLEGFSVEEGSGGMPTAFCAHWTNGAGPTIGMYAEYDAVPGNCQDAVTVKQPRPGLGVEAGGHTDPHSGLGMASLGGLLATKAAMQRHGIPGTLRFTGEPAEKVRGSKPIHAARGYYDGLAGMISFHPFYMLPLCNTARWDTHCGAAYAMIYRFVCDEPENWVRAGDGAPIPQAHSAVRAPGANDALMTMYMASKALRDSMLPHQGGWSISEAILTAGQATADNLPAGLAEIQYMIRVPTIGMAEQVTAVLDRNAAAAATMSGCRYERHWVSKSRPGLANHAMAEIAYEALSTVGPPHWDEAARAVAREIQVNAGAAATENPFIDELERLISPQEAEAILRRDLPPSQVNSTSDDYTDMSWHAPTARFYIARPALRSANGHAYPSWGMNALGGISATIDPMVTCAAKTIALAALRLLEDRKARDAAMDEFVTRTGGGVGGSNWIAPLCDYDPPINFRWPEYVTTARGRDWWIPSNA
- a CDS encoding ABC transporter ATP-binding protein; this translates as MQQPGRAAEIKAIGIGKSFGSFRALDNLSLNIGRGEFLTLLGPSGSGKTTFLMILAGFVQPTEGKLFSDGTDITDRPAEQRAAGMVFQGYALFPHMSVEANIAFPLKVRKKSAADIKKRVGEMIERVGLIGHEKKLPSQLSGGQQQRVALARALVFEPGVLLLDEPFSALDKSLRGQMQAEMKRLHQETGTTFVFVTHDQSEALALSSRVAIFNHGKLLQVGAPDEVYDRPDNRFVAEFLGEINMLPLKGVKPADNGSTGLCEDRAVNMHCKAEKVRGDAILAIRPEHMSIAREAAVGENGIAATAIASTYLGAATKLDLTTRQGAKVTVSVPNEVAAAALSKGNSVWLTWPAEKGFLLPDGGQ
- a CDS encoding ABC transporter substrate-binding protein translates to MNNTKKQAIETLSERTRRGEISRRQFTQLAALVLAGTPMLLRSTGAFAAAKELVLVNWGGDAITAYDAAYGQAFTKDTGITVKMDGSGPTEGAISAQFKSGAPTWDLVDVDPFSAITLGAQGALEPIDYKIVDKTKMRPGFGWEYAASTYFFSYVIAYDSEKYGKDAPTGMADFFDVKKFPGKRSLYKWGVSSWEAALLADGIAPASLYPLDLKRAHDKIAAFKENVVAYWGGGAESQSVLLNGEASMAIVWSTRASLIEQDSGGKIKFIWDQGLISPGALAVLKNNPGGKDAAMKFIASAQDPQKQLVMFDKLGQGPANPAADALIPADKKRINPVDPENMKKQIALDMDWYAKNYGAALDEYTKIISA
- a CDS encoding dimethylarginine dimethylaminohydrolase family protein, coding for MTVHDRIVAEPFSLQRRNPAGGTKPLTSWGFANETDVLTDVLLGSPNFLRHLSTSSLSRKHLREAPCNVQIAQAQHKDLVAAYEHFGVNIHWHEPTPELPMQVYSRDSSVMTPYGAFITAMANWWRRGENYAAIRTYEKLGIPIYDMVTAGTFEGGDFNVIEEGVVLIGCGGARTQEEGARQVQSWFEKEGWETRIAFIDEYYVHIDLMVVPIAEKLTAVCLACTEPGIVDWLKGKGHEIIDVPFQDTMALGCNFMSLGKDRVIAPTSSKTLIEKLKARGFEVAAVDMSEISKTGGGIHCMAQALKREAA
- a CDS encoding LysR substrate-binding domain-containing protein, with product MRIPSTQALRALDSFARHGSVWRAADELHLTRSAVSHQLRLLERDLGFDLLQRIGKGVALTPRGQRYAADVRKALTVLGDAGAQNSGAGVGGSFAISCPPGFASMFLCSHIGEFQQMYRDVALSILTPRRLDDVSNPEADAFIAFGVGNWPNRAVELLCEVSFTPLCSPTLLNKVGGFSKPADVLRANLLHLGDTEDWARWLALSKVENPDTEGGIFFSDMNLVFSAAVAGQGIAMGDELTGRRALSEGRLVKPFEASVPSPRSYFLVFEHAKASHPVLNAFSDWLRAKLSENRL
- a CDS encoding transglycosylase domain-containing protein, whose amino-acid sequence is MISPEPRKRRGPIASRLLALDAWIDSSLYEIGFKARQFWEAATIFSRRFRLKGWRRGIVELLSEGFTLGAGGIVVMLALAIPAFQDTAGDWRAQGDFAVTFLDRYGNEIGQRGIIQRDSVPVDEMPDHVIKAVLATEDRRFFDHYGIDVLGLSRAIFENVRANSVVQGGSSITQQLAKNLFLTNERTFERKIKEAFLSLWLEANLSKKEILQLYLDRAYMGGGTFGIEAAADFYFGKSVKDLNLAEAAMLAGLFKAPTKYAPHINLPAARARANVVLSNLVDSGFMTEGQVLQARLHPADVVDRGEQKSPDYFLDWAFDEVKKIAKPGQHSLVAHTTFDANIQKAAEESVEFHLRQFGKEYNVTEGAVVVIETNGAVRAIVGGRDYGASQFNRATKALRQTGSSFKPYVYATAMEHGFTPNSVISGGPISWGNWSPHNYGGESAGNITLLMAMAKSINTVPVRLAKDHLGIAPIKAMAESFGVESPLEGHKTMVLGTSGMTVMDQATGYSVFAQNGFVGSRHGITQLVTRTGDVVYDWTKDAPPPHRVLSEQALKSMNTMLAAVPVMGTARRALIPNIVVAGKTGTTQSYRDAWFVGFTGNYTAAVWLGNDDFTPTKNMTGGSLPAMVWQRLMVYAHQNIDLKPIPGIDKPFVDEEIAAKAADAQKKSDEQAAADAAAERPAVLSSRTTQTLRDMTQLFQSAPKLDASTPPETLSAL